From Salmo salar chromosome ssa04, Ssal_v3.1, whole genome shotgun sequence, one genomic window encodes:
- the LOC106603526 gene encoding LOW QUALITY PROTEIN: protein BTG3 (The sequence of the model RefSeq protein was modified relative to this genomic sequence to represent the inferred CDS: inserted 2 bases in 1 codon; substituted 1 base at 1 genomic stop codon) produces the protein MMKKEIAAVVFFLKRLIKKVEKLETQKLDLFVEQFTVALQEKFRGHWYPDNPSKGQAFRCIRLNRLQKEDPELLRACQESGVQYKDLGLPRELTLWVDPGEVCCRYGEKNHAFTVASFFXGDENVTEKVTSAVERVTSDYHFGSSSDEDSGLRETRPSPTCPXNHHTYQVIYPAAPLWRRQVPKQKKMGPGKGYDVPPRPPHYGFRPQGRPTQPFRHKGWALPG, from the exons ATGATGAAAAAAGAGATTGCAGCAGTGGTGTTTTTCCTGAAAAGACTGATCAAAAAGGTGGAAAAGTTAGAGACCCAGAAACTGGACTTGTTTGTGGAGCAGTTTACTGTTGCCCTGCAGGAGAAGTTCAGGGGGCATTGGTACCCTGACAACCCCAGCAAAGGACAGGCCTTCAG GTGTATTCGGCTGAACAGGTTGCAGAAGGAGGATCCAGAGTTGCTGCGGGCCTGCCAGGAGAGTGGGGTTCAGTACAAGGACCTTGGCCTGCCCAGAGAACTCACTCTGTGGGTAGACCCTGGGGAGGTGTGCTGCAG GTATGGAGAGAAGAACCATGCTTTCACGGTGGCCAGTTTTTT TGGTGATGAGAATGTGACTGAGAAGGTGACCAGCGCTGTGGAGAGGGTGACGTCTGACTACCACTTCGGTTCTTCTTCAGATGAGGATAGTGGCCTCAGGGAAACCCGTCCATCCCCTACCTGCCCCTAAAATCACCACACATACCAG GTGATCTACCCAGCTGCTCCTTTGTGGCGTCGTCAAGTGCCCAAGCAAAAGAAGATGGGGCCTGGTAAAGGATATGACGTCCCTCCACGTCCTCCTCACTATGGCTTCAGACCTCAAGGCAGACCCACCCAGCCCTTCAGACACAAAGGCTGGGCTCTGCCTGGCTAG